Proteins co-encoded in one Bacteroidales bacterium genomic window:
- a CDS encoding sigma-54 dependent transcriptional regulator, protein MMQKGSILVVDDNKAILSALDLLLPEYFKEIKMLSNPNTIISTIKSTLFDVVLLDMNFSAGVNSGNEGLYWLSEIKRHSPLSEVVLFTAYADIDLAVNGIKRGAFDFVVKPWENAKLVSTLFAAYELSKSKKEVKQLKEIKKEFRADSEMYWGNSSQMQKILSLVERIAKTDANILITGENGTGKDVLANEIHKKSFRNNESMVTVDIGALTDSLFESELFGHVKGSFTDAKTDRAGKFEVASGGTLFLNEIGNIPLHLQAKLLTVIQNKSISRVGGNTVIPVNIRLISATNKDLDEMVRNNEFREDLLYRINTIHIALPPLRQRRDEIIPLAELFLKKYALKYGKNINGITADAQEKLKNYSWNGNIRELQHAVEKAVILSDGAKLTSNDFLLIEKSEIPFSGKLNSTLTLEDMEREMISQALIDYNGNVSMIAQQLGITRQTLYNKLKKYQL, encoded by the coding sequence ATTATGCAAAAAGGTTCTATACTGGTTGTTGATGACAACAAAGCAATTCTTTCGGCGCTCGATTTACTTTTGCCCGAATATTTTAAAGAGATTAAAATGCTTTCGAATCCCAATACAATTATCTCTACAATTAAATCGACTTTGTTTGATGTTGTACTTCTCGATATGAATTTCTCAGCAGGGGTGAATAGCGGCAACGAAGGTTTGTACTGGCTATCCGAAATAAAGAGACATTCTCCGCTCTCGGAAGTTGTTCTTTTTACTGCTTATGCCGATATTGACCTCGCGGTAAACGGTATCAAACGAGGTGCTTTCGATTTTGTTGTAAAACCTTGGGAAAATGCAAAACTGGTTTCTACCCTATTTGCGGCTTACGAACTCTCAAAATCAAAAAAAGAAGTTAAACAACTCAAGGAAATCAAAAAAGAGTTCAGGGCAGATAGTGAAATGTATTGGGGAAATTCTTCCCAAATGCAAAAAATTCTTTCTCTTGTAGAAAGAATCGCAAAAACTGATGCCAATATTCTTATCACCGGCGAAAACGGCACCGGAAAAGACGTGTTGGCAAATGAAATACATAAAAAATCATTCCGGAATAATGAAAGTATGGTTACTGTTGACATAGGAGCGCTGACAGATTCTCTTTTCGAAAGTGAACTCTTCGGTCATGTAAAAGGTTCCTTTACTGATGCTAAAACCGATAGAGCCGGAAAATTCGAAGTGGCTTCCGGCGGAACCTTATTTCTCAATGAAATAGGAAATATTCCATTGCATCTGCAAGCTAAACTTCTAACCGTAATTCAAAATAAATCAATAAGTAGAGTCGGCGGCAACACAGTAATTCCTGTCAATATCCGATTGATAAGCGCAACTAATAAAGATCTCGACGAAATGGTCAGAAATAACGAATTTCGAGAAGATTTACTTTACAGAATCAATACTATCCATATTGCTCTTCCTCCTTTGAGACAACGAAGAGATGAAATTATTCCGCTCGCAGAATTATTCTTGAAAAAATACGCTTTAAAATACGGGAAAAACATCAACGGAATTACTGCTGATGCTCAGGAAAAGTTAAAAAATTATTCTTGGAATGGAAATATCAGAGAGCTGCAACATGCTGTTGAAAAAGCGGTTATCCTTTCAGACGGGGCAAAATTAACTTCAAACGATTTTCTTCTTATCGAAAAAAGTGAAATTCCGTTCAGCGGCAAACTAAATTCAACACTCACTCTCGAAGATATGGAAAGGGAAATGATATCACAAGCTTTAATTGACTACAACGGTAATGTGTCTATGATAGCTCAACAATTGGGAATTACCAGACAAACATTATATAACAAACTAAAAAAGTATCAATTATGA
- a CDS encoding GHKL domain-containing protein produces the protein MRNKLVILLIFLLVFTIGSVLLFVYEKYPFAIISTIISLILLFTTIRQFRNSVEKLNYLLSSIENDDFAFRFSDNIERSFKEEYYFSYTLNRLKDIMANEKKLAREQEKYFELMLDNVITGIITVSERGDVVFCNNKIYEMFNLSVLTHIDQLNRVSEELAKKISEITPDENPTVSFYTESGEVFLSLKCNYVTIRDKKLKIIVINDIGQELEEKELESWTRLIRVLTHEIMNTVTPISSLSETLSKHYGSTNEEIKQGLDVISSTSKGLISFVDSYRKLTRIPEPIKKVVSVKSLLNKLITLNHDDIENFNINISINMDNEDVMIYVDENLILQVLINLMKNAVSALKEISYERFINFNVFVDNNEDVVIDMINNGMSISKELQEQIFIPFFTTKNTGTGIGLSISRQIMKLHNGTLKLKISNEKETVFTLIFR, from the coding sequence ATGCGAAATAAATTAGTCATACTCTTAATATTCCTGTTGGTTTTCACCATCGGCTCAGTGTTGCTCTTTGTCTATGAAAAATATCCTTTTGCAATTATTTCTACCATAATAAGTTTAATTCTTCTTTTTACTACAATCAGACAATTTAGAAATTCTGTCGAAAAACTTAATTATTTACTGAGTTCTATTGAGAACGACGATTTTGCTTTCAGATTTTCCGACAATATAGAAAGAAGTTTTAAGGAAGAATATTATTTCAGCTATACTTTGAACAGACTAAAAGATATAATGGCAAATGAAAAGAAGTTGGCAAGAGAGCAGGAAAAATATTTTGAATTGATGCTCGATAATGTAATTACGGGAATTATAACCGTTTCGGAACGCGGCGATGTTGTTTTTTGTAATAACAAAATTTACGAAATGTTCAACCTTTCCGTTCTTACTCATATAGATCAACTTAATCGCGTAAGCGAAGAATTGGCGAAGAAAATTTCGGAAATCACTCCCGATGAAAATCCCACAGTATCTTTTTACACAGAGAGCGGTGAAGTTTTTCTTTCTTTGAAATGCAATTATGTTACTATCAGAGATAAAAAACTAAAAATTATTGTAATAAATGATATCGGACAAGAATTGGAAGAAAAAGAACTGGAATCTTGGACTCGTTTGATCCGTGTTCTCACACATGAAATAATGAACACTGTTACTCCGATTTCTTCTCTCAGCGAAACACTATCAAAACATTACGGAAGTACAAACGAAGAAATAAAACAAGGACTTGATGTTATAAGCTCTACAAGTAAAGGACTTATTTCCTTTGTTGATTCGTATAGAAAACTTACACGAATTCCGGAACCGATTAAAAAAGTTGTTTCTGTAAAATCACTTCTAAATAAATTAATTACATTAAATCATGATGATATTGAAAATTTCAACATTAATATTTCGATAAACATGGATAATGAAGATGTTATGATTTATGTTGATGAGAATCTGATTCTTCAAGTTTTAATCAATCTAATGAAAAATGCTGTTTCAGCTTTAAAAGAAATCAGTTATGAAAGATTTATCAATTTTAATGTTTTTGTTGATAATAATGAAGATGTTGTTATCGATATGATTAACAACGGAATGTCTATTAGCAAGGAATTACAGGAGCAAATCTTTATTCCTTTCTTTACAACGAAAAACACCGGTACCGGAATAGGATTGAGTATTTCTCGACAAATTATGAAGTTGCATAACGGTACTCTTAAACTCAAAATTTCCAATGAAAAAGAAACTGTTTTTACTTTAATCTTTAGATAA
- a CDS encoding PEP/pyruvate-binding domain-containing protein, translated as MNTTTPKADLIYDIPDSDFDNLMLHRIYNVLFIASEYDAFVLENDGRIDEQIFNEYVKLNLRHPPHFIHAPNELSARKILKKVNIDLVIILYTAGESNPAAFAKEIKDKYNDLPVVALTPFPQDIISKLKKKDISYFDYVFSWLGNADIMLAIIKLIEDKMNLKHDVLKVGVQVILLVEDSIRFYSSYLPNIYKIVFKQSTDFMAEGLNDHEKMLRMRGRPKIILATNYEEAEQYFEKYKDNMLGVITDVRYEKDGVEDDQAGVKLIKAIRNEDKFMSILMQSSEGKNAEKAKELHVGFINKNSKTISRELKNFMQKYFAFGDFIFVNPKTGEEIGSASNIKTLMEMMQTIPDDSLRYHINNNHFTKWLMARACFPVARLFKELSEKDFKDLDHVRDFMFDVLAKYRINKSHGVIAEFTSERFDGYFSFARIGHGSIGGKARGLAFLDQLLQRHKEFSEFGEINIAIPRTLVICTDIFDEFMESNSLYPIALSNVEDEDILNAFVNAKLPSRIKDDLRAFLKIIKKPLAIRSSSVLEDSYYQPFAGIYSTYMIPYTDDHNFMLKILSIAIKSVYASAFYKDSKAYTTATSNMIDEEKMAIVLQEVCGEQHGDIYFPTISGVARSINYYPIGNEKFEDGIASIAFGLGTYIVQGSRSLRFSPRHPHNILQLSTNEMSLRDTQKTFFALDTNPNSFKISTDEGINIKHCNINYAAELNATTNVISYYDYDNANIISMMPDGHNFRRVVTFANVLKYDVFPLAQILDLILTTGQQEMNKPVEIEFAVDFSSGLTNTTFYILQIRPIVDNNTFLDEDIMQIPENKTILTSKQALGQGVIPKIKHIVYVKPQSFNPAKSHEIARMIDKINSEFIKEDTYYVLIGPGRWGSSDPWLGIPTKWTNISNAKLIVESSLSNYRIEPSQGTHFFQNLTSLGVGYFTINPYINDGYFNLEFLDKQQAIFENEYIRIVKFDKELTIKIDGRKTYGIVMM; from the coding sequence ATGAATACTACAACACCAAAAGCCGACTTAATTTACGATATTCCCGATTCGGATTTCGATAACTTGATGTTGCATCGAATTTACAATGTGCTTTTTATAGCCAGTGAATACGATGCCTTTGTACTTGAAAATGACGGGAGAATAGACGAACAGATTTTTAATGAATATGTTAAGTTGAATCTGCGACATCCGCCACATTTTATTCATGCACCCAATGAGCTCAGTGCCAGAAAAATTCTGAAAAAAGTAAATATCGACTTGGTAATTATTTTATATACGGCCGGAGAAAGTAATCCTGCCGCATTCGCTAAAGAAATCAAAGATAAATATAACGATTTACCGGTTGTTGCTCTAACTCCATTTCCGCAAGATATTATCAGCAAGCTGAAAAAGAAAGATATTTCTTATTTCGATTATGTTTTCAGCTGGCTCGGAAACGCCGATATAATGTTGGCAATAATTAAACTTATTGAAGATAAAATGAATTTAAAGCACGACGTGCTGAAAGTAGGTGTACAAGTTATTCTTCTTGTAGAAGATTCTATAAGATTTTATTCTTCATATCTGCCGAATATTTACAAAATCGTCTTTAAACAATCAACCGATTTTATGGCTGAAGGTTTGAATGATCATGAGAAAATGCTTCGTATGCGCGGACGACCGAAAATTATTTTGGCGACTAATTATGAAGAAGCTGAACAGTACTTTGAAAAATACAAGGATAACATGCTCGGTGTAATAACTGATGTTAGATATGAAAAAGATGGTGTTGAAGACGATCAGGCCGGAGTGAAATTGATAAAAGCAATTAGAAATGAAGATAAATTCATGTCTATTCTCATGCAATCTTCCGAAGGAAAAAATGCGGAAAAAGCAAAAGAATTACATGTCGGATTTATCAACAAAAACTCTAAAACAATTTCGAGAGAGCTGAAAAATTTTATGCAAAAGTATTTCGCCTTCGGCGATTTTATCTTTGTTAACCCTAAAACGGGTGAGGAAATCGGAAGTGCATCGAATATTAAAACCTTAATGGAAATGATGCAAACCATTCCCGATGACAGTTTGAGATATCATATCAACAATAATCACTTTACCAAATGGTTGATGGCCCGCGCTTGTTTTCCGGTTGCACGACTGTTTAAAGAGCTTTCCGAAAAAGATTTCAAAGATTTGGATCACGTTCGAGATTTTATGTTTGATGTACTTGCCAAATACAGGATAAATAAATCTCACGGAGTAATAGCCGAGTTTACAAGCGAACGCTTTGATGGTTATTTCAGCTTTGCAAGAATCGGCCACGGTTCAATCGGCGGAAAAGCAAGAGGTTTGGCTTTCCTCGACCAACTGTTGCAAAGGCATAAAGAATTTTCCGAATTCGGCGAAATCAATATTGCCATTCCCAGAACTTTAGTCATTTGTACAGATATTTTTGACGAGTTTATGGAAAGTAATTCTCTATATCCGATTGCTTTGTCGAATGTAGAAGATGAAGATATTTTAAATGCTTTCGTCAATGCCAAACTACCTTCCAGAATCAAAGACGACCTAAGGGCATTTTTAAAAATCATCAAAAAGCCTTTGGCAATACGTTCTTCTTCAGTTCTTGAAGATTCATATTATCAACCTTTTGCGGGGATTTACTCTACTTACATGATTCCCTATACGGACGATCATAACTTTATGTTAAAAATATTATCAATAGCTATCAAAAGCGTTTATGCATCGGCTTTTTATAAGGATTCCAAAGCATATACAACAGCTACATCAAATATGATTGACGAGGAGAAAATGGCTATAGTTCTTCAGGAAGTCTGCGGCGAGCAACATGGAGACATTTATTTCCCGACAATCTCAGGTGTTGCACGCTCAATTAACTATTATCCTATCGGAAATGAAAAATTTGAAGACGGAATTGCCTCTATAGCTTTCGGACTTGGAACGTATATTGTACAAGGTAGCAGGTCATTAAGATTCTCGCCCAGACATCCGCATAATATTTTGCAACTTTCAACCAATGAAATGAGTTTACGCGACACTCAAAAAACTTTCTTCGCTCTTGACACCAATCCTAATAGTTTCAAAATCTCAACCGACGAAGGAATTAACATTAAACATTGTAATATTAACTACGCTGCCGAACTTAATGCCACAACAAATGTAATTTCTTATTACGATTATGATAATGCGAATATAATCAGCATGATGCCGGACGGCCATAATTTCAGAAGAGTAGTAACTTTCGCTAATGTCCTGAAATATGATGTTTTTCCTTTGGCACAGATTTTGGATCTGATTCTGACTACCGGACAACAAGAAATGAACAAGCCTGTTGAGATCGAATTTGCCGTTGATTTTTCTTCCGGATTAACGAATACAACTTTCTATATTCTGCAAATTCGCCCGATTGTAGACAACAATACCTTTCTGGATGAAGATATAATGCAAATTCCGGAAAATAAAACAATTCTTACAAGTAAACAAGCTTTGGGACAAGGTGTAATTCCGAAAATAAAGCATATTGTTTATGTAAAGCCGCAGAGTTTTAATCCGGCAAAATCACATGAGATTGCAAGAATGATAGACAAAATTAACTCCGAATTTATCAAAGAAGATACTTATTATGTTTTAATTGGTCCCGGCAGATGGGGCTCAAGCGACCCATGGCTCGGAATTCCAACCAAATGGACAAATATTTCCAATGCGAAACTGATTGTAGAATCAAGTTTAAGTAATTATAGGATAGAGCCAAGCCAAGGCACTCATTTCTTCCAGAATCTCACATCTTTAGGAGTCGGATATTTCACAATTAATCCGTATATAAATGACGGTTATTTTAATTTGGAATTTTTAGATAAGCAGCAGGCAATTTTCGAAAACGAATACATAAGAATAGTAAAATTCGATAAAGAATTAACAATAAAGATCGACGGTCGAAAAACATACGGCATTGTGATGATGTGA
- a CDS encoding 3-oxo-5-alpha-steroid 4-dehydrogenase, with translation MAALAVVVFIVLNFIEVGYGITINKKWGAAINNKIGWLCMEVPVFVLMTVLCLLSPRIIPFKISTSLVPLIFFLFFQIHYIRRSLIFPFLLKGKSKMPVTVMLMGFLFNICNALMQGGWFFYKSPVDMYTLSWLLTPQFIIGTIIYFGGMIINIQSDKIIQDLRTPGDTKHYLPTKGLFKHVTGAHYFGEVIEWVGFAILTWSPAGAVFALWTFANLVPRANAVYHSYQKMFGYDTIKDKKLKRIFPYIY, from the coding sequence ATGGCAGCCTTAGCGGTTGTTGTTTTTATTGTTCTTAACTTTATTGAAGTTGGTTACGGTATTACTATAAATAAAAAGTGGGGTGCCGCAATAAATAATAAAATCGGATGGCTGTGCATGGAAGTTCCGGTTTTTGTTTTAATGACAGTATTGTGTTTATTATCACCTAGAATAATTCCATTTAAAATATCCACATCATTAGTTCCGCTGATTTTTTTCTTATTCTTTCAGATACATTACATTAGAAGATCATTAATATTTCCGTTTTTGTTAAAAGGTAAAAGTAAAATGCCAGTAACTGTAATGTTGATGGGATTTTTATTTAACATTTGCAATGCTTTGATGCAAGGCGGATGGTTTTTTTATAAATCGCCGGTAGATATGTACACTCTAAGTTGGTTGCTTACTCCACAATTTATTATCGGAACTATTATTTATTTCGGAGGAATGATTATTAACATCCAATCCGATAAAATTATCCAAGATTTACGTACGCCCGGAGATACAAAACATTACTTACCCACAAAAGGTTTATTTAAACATGTAACCGGAGCGCATTATTTCGGTGAAGTCATTGAATGGGTGGGTTTCGCAATATTAACTTGGTCGCCTGCAGGCGCTGTATTTGCATTATGGACATTTGCAAATCTTGTTCCGCGCGCAAATGCTGTTTATCACAGCTATCAAAAAATGTTCGGTTACGACACCATCAAAGATAAAAAATTAAAAAGAATATTTCCTTATATATATTAG
- a CDS encoding NADH:flavin oxidoreductase, protein MSESLLFTPAKLGPLTLRNRTIRAAAFEGMCPNNNPSQQLHDYHVSVAAGGIGMTNLAYSSVTKNGLSFPHQLWLRKEIISDLKKITDDIHKEGAAASVQIGHCGNMSKRSVAGQLPISASYGFNVYSPTFVRKMRKDEITEVAKAFGTAVNFARDAGFDAVEVHAGHGYLLSQFLSKYTNHRHDEYGGSLENRMRFMSMAINYAMEAAKNDMAVTVKMNMNDGFKFLGGMQTDDCILVAKRLESLGVHGLVLSGGFVSHAPMHVMYGSMPTKTMSYYMSPSIIKPLAKYFGKILVPTVPFKEAYFYEDALKFREAVKLPLIYVGGLVARDKIDMVLNSGFEFIAMARALVNEPGFVNRMKEEGNIRCNCEHVNYCIGRMYSKDMVCHQHVKEELPKCIKKEIEKAKRH, encoded by the coding sequence ATGTCCGAATCTTTATTATTTACACCGGCAAAACTTGGCCCCTTAACTCTTAGAAATCGTACTATCAGAGCTGCTGCTTTCGAAGGCATGTGCCCTAATAACAATCCGAGCCAACAATTACACGATTATCATGTTTCTGTTGCGGCAGGAGGTATCGGAATGACTAACCTTGCATATTCATCGGTAACAAAAAACGGATTATCTTTTCCGCATCAATTATGGTTAAGAAAAGAAATCATTTCGGATCTTAAGAAAATAACCGACGATATTCATAAAGAAGGTGCGGCGGCATCGGTACAAATTGGACACTGCGGAAATATGTCGAAAAGAAGTGTTGCCGGACAATTGCCGATATCCGCCTCATACGGATTTAATGTCTATTCTCCAACCTTTGTAAGGAAGATGAGAAAAGATGAAATAACGGAAGTTGCAAAAGCTTTCGGAACAGCCGTAAATTTTGCACGCGATGCCGGATTTGACGCCGTGGAAGTTCATGCCGGTCATGGTTATTTACTGAGTCAGTTTTTATCAAAATATACAAATCATCGTCATGATGAATATGGCGGAAGTTTAGAAAATCGAATGCGGTTTATGAGTATGGCAATAAATTACGCTATGGAAGCCGCTAAAAATGATATGGCCGTTACTGTGAAAATGAATATGAACGACGGATTCAAATTTCTTGGCGGTATGCAAACCGACGATTGTATTTTGGTTGCCAAGAGGCTTGAGTCTTTGGGTGTTCACGGATTAGTTCTGAGCGGCGGATTCGTAAGTCATGCGCCTATGCACGTCATGTACGGAAGTATGCCTACAAAGACAATGTCGTATTACATGAGTCCTTCAATAATTAAACCACTTGCAAAATATTTTGGAAAGATTTTAGTTCCTACTGTTCCCTTTAAAGAAGCTTATTTCTATGAAGACGCTTTAAAATTCAGAGAAGCTGTTAAGTTGCCTTTAATTTATGTAGGAGGATTAGTTGCAAGGGATAAGATTGATATGGTTTTAAATTCAGGATTTGAATTTATTGCCATGGCAAGAGCCCTTGTAAACGAACCCGGATTTGTTAACCGGATGAAAGAAGAAGGTAATATCAGATGTAATTGCGAACATGTAAATTATTGCATCGGAAGAATGTATTCTAAAGATATGGTTTGTCATCAACACGTTAAAGAAGAATTACCTAAATGTATAAAAAAGGAAATAGAAAAGGCAAAACGGCATTAG
- a CDS encoding SDR family NAD(P)-dependent oxidoreductase: MYKKGNRKGKTALVTGAASGIGYAFAEKLAQDGYDLLISDLQEEKTIEVADNLHNNYAIDVKYLILDLSRIDAAEIIYEFCCNKNIEIYILISNAGRFAFDSITDIETDKYDSILQLHMNTPAKLCRLFGKDMKKRRNGYILTVSSLSAWMPYPYLSLYSSTKRFLRTFSRSIHFEFSNYNVGVTTICPGAIDTDLYNLKPHLRKIARNLGIMMKPEILAERSLKKMQRKRVTYIPGLINKIAIPILLIIPVRIITFFTRKIAGDKFN; this comes from the coding sequence ATGTATAAAAAAGGAAATAGAAAAGGCAAAACGGCATTAGTAACTGGAGCGGCTTCCGGAATCGGTTATGCTTTTGCTGAGAAGCTGGCGCAAGACGGATATGACTTACTGATTTCTGATCTTCAAGAAGAAAAAACAATTGAAGTTGCTGATAATCTACATAATAATTATGCAATTGATGTAAAATATCTTATATTAGATTTATCCAGAATTGATGCGGCTGAAATCATATATGAATTTTGTTGTAATAAGAACATTGAAATCTATATTTTAATTAGTAATGCCGGAAGATTTGCTTTTGATTCGATAACGGATATCGAAACAGATAAATATGATTCGATCTTGCAATTACACATGAATACACCTGCAAAGTTATGCAGATTATTCGGCAAAGACATGAAAAAAAGAAGAAATGGTTATATTCTAACCGTATCCTCATTATCCGCATGGATGCCCTATCCATATTTATCACTTTATTCTTCAACAAAAAGATTTCTCAGAACATTCTCAAGGTCAATACACTTCGAGTTCTCAAATTATAATGTAGGAGTTACAACAATTTGTCCAGGGGCAATAGATACGGACCTTTACAATTTAAAACCACATTTGCGGAAAATCGCACGAAATCTCGGTATAATGATGAAGCCGGAAATTTTAGCAGAAAGATCATTAAAAAAAATGCAAAGAAAACGTGTAACTTATATTCCTGGTCTGATAAACAAAATTGCCATACCTATTTTATTAATAATTCCTGTTAGGATTATTACTTTCTTTACACGAAAAATAGCAGGAGATAAGTTTAATTAA
- a CDS encoding acyl carrier protein, with the protein MSEIANKVKEIIVDKLGVSPDQVTPEASFTGDLGADSLDTVDLIMEFEKEFKISIPEDSASTISTVGDAISYIESLN; encoded by the coding sequence ATGTCAGAAATTGCAAACAAAGTAAAAGAAATTATCGTTGACAAATTAGGAGTATCTCCGGATCAAGTAACTCCTGAAGCAAGTTTTACAGGTGATTTAGGTGCCGATTCATTAGATACAGTGGATCTCATCATGGAATTTGAAAAAGAATTTAAAATTTCTATCCCTGAAGATTCAGCAAGTACAATCAGCACAGTTGGCGACGCTATCTCTTACATTGAATCATTAAATTAA
- the fabF gene encoding beta-ketoacyl-ACP synthase II, which translates to MALNRVVITGYGALTPLGNNANDFWQGLINGVSGANEITRFDASKFKTQFACELKNFDPSDYYDKKELRKLDPFTLYALIASDEAFKHAKFQTDRLRKDRCGVIWGSGIGGLETLTTEINDFVTGDGTPRFSPYLITKMIIDIVAGQIAIKYGFEGVNYATVAACASSAVAIIDAYYNIQLGKADVIIAGGSEAPINPVGVGGFNSITALSTRNEDYKTASRPFDKDRDGFVIGEGAGALIIENYDHAVKRKATIYAEIVGTGISCDASHITAPQPEGKGAYKAMQIAINDANIKPEDIDYINAHGTSTPLGDIAELYAIRKLFNDSSRLAISSTKSMTGHLLGAAGAVEAIASIMSIQHGIMPPTINHFTDDPDIENLKLNIIYNKTKKRKTNYAMSNAFGFGGHNTSIIFKKV; encoded by the coding sequence ATGGCACTTAACCGAGTAGTAATTACAGGTTATGGGGCACTTACTCCATTAGGTAATAATGCTAACGATTTTTGGCAAGGATTAATTAATGGAGTAAGTGGTGCTAATGAAATAACCCGTTTTGACGCATCAAAGTTTAAGACACAGTTTGCATGTGAATTAAAAAATTTTGATCCCTCGGATTATTATGATAAAAAAGAACTTAGAAAGCTGGATCCTTTTACACTTTATGCTTTAATTGCTAGTGATGAGGCATTTAAGCATGCGAAATTTCAAACAGACAGATTACGCAAAGACCGTTGCGGTGTTATTTGGGGCTCGGGAATTGGTGGACTTGAAACTCTTACAACAGAAATAAATGATTTTGTTACTGGAGACGGAACGCCGAGATTTAGCCCATACTTAATAACCAAGATGATTATTGATATAGTTGCAGGTCAAATTGCTATCAAATATGGTTTTGAAGGTGTTAATTACGCAACTGTTGCGGCTTGTGCAAGCAGCGCCGTAGCAATAATTGACGCTTATTACAATATTCAATTAGGGAAAGCAGATGTTATTATTGCCGGTGGTTCAGAAGCTCCAATTAACCCTGTCGGAGTTGGCGGGTTTAATTCTATAACTGCTCTTTCAACAAGAAATGAAGATTATAAAACAGCATCCCGACCTTTTGATAAAGATAGAGACGGATTTGTTATAGGTGAAGGAGCCGGCGCTTTGATAATTGAGAACTATGATCATGCTGTTAAAAGAAAAGCAACTATTTACGCTGAAATAGTCGGCACAGGCATATCCTGCGATGCGTCTCATATTACAGCTCCTCAACCAGAGGGCAAAGGCGCTTATAAAGCTATGCAAATCGCAATAAATGATGCGAATATTAAACCTGAAGATATTGATTATATAAATGCTCACGGCACTTCTACCCCACTTGGTGATATTGCCGAATTATATGCTATAAGAAAACTTTTTAATGATAGCTCAAGATTGGCAATTAGTTCTACTAAATCGATGACTGGGCATTTATTAGGAGCAGCAGGCGCCGTTGAAGCTATTGCTTCCATCATGAGCATTCAACACGGAATAATGCCTCCTACGATTAATCATTTTACTGACGATCCGGATATTGAAAACCTTAAACTCAATATCATTTATAATAAAACAAAAAAACGTAAAACCAATTATGCAATGAGCAACGCTTTTGGTTTTGGCGGTCACAATACTTCGATTATATTCAAAAAAGTATAA
- the rnc gene encoding ribonuclease III — translation MGFFPNNIHLYKLAFQYKGGVSQENNKSNLNNERLEYLGDAILGAIIAEYLYKMYPFKSEGFLSEMRSKIVSRSQLNLVTKKIGLDKLISTKNNAQSKSLYGDVFEAFVGAMFLDKGFEFTKKIIINNIVTKLFDLKELEKQNFNFKSQLLEWAQKNKQYTEFKVIDEIPANGHAKQYIVRVFIDGKPMETGCDFNIKGAEQVAAQKTLEIIHPSC, via the coding sequence ATGGGTTTTTTTCCGAATAATATTCATTTGTATAAATTAGCTTTTCAATATAAGGGTGGTGTTTCTCAAGAAAACAACAAATCAAATCTCAATAACGAACGACTTGAATATCTTGGTGATGCCATTCTCGGAGCTATAATTGCCGAATATTTGTACAAAATGTATCCTTTCAAAAGTGAAGGTTTTTTATCCGAGATGCGTTCTAAAATTGTAAGTAGATCACAATTGAATCTTGTTACTAAAAAGATTGGGCTTGATAAATTGATTTCTACTAAAAATAACGCACAATCTAAATCGCTCTATGGTGATGTTTTCGAGGCATTTGTAGGAGCAATGTTTCTTGATAAAGGTTTTGAATTTACAAAGAAAATAATAATAAATAACATTGTTACAAAACTATTCGATCTAAAAGAGTTGGAGAAACAAAATTTTAATTTCAAAAGTCAACTTTTAGAGTGGGCCCAAAAAAACAAACAATATACCGAGTTTAAGGTAATAGATGAAATTCCCGCTAATGGTCATGCCAAACAATACATTGTCAGAGTATTTATTGATGGTAAACCAATGGAAACAGGTTGTGATTTCAATATAAAAGGGGCCGAACAAGTTGCCGCTCAAAAAACTCTGGAAATTATCCATCCCTCTTGTTAA